The following DNA comes from bacterium.
AACTTCTCACGGCAACCTTTGGTCGGCGCTAAAAAATGAAATTAAACCGCGCATCCGGACCACTGAAAATGATCCTTTCATTGATGCGCCGGATGAAGTGCTGCAGACATTGGAACCGGAATTTACCAAGGCGTGGATCGGCTGCGATGTGCTCGATCCGACGTACGCGGAAAGAGAGCTTTTGCCACTGAAGGACAAATACTATTCAACTTTTGAACGGACGAAATTTTTAAAAAGCTTTTCCGAATATATCGGTGGATATAACTTAGCCGTCGATGCAGCAGTCAAACTACGTACAAAATATAAAAAACAGATATCGGATTTTTCGGATGAGTATACTAAATTATTTTATCCGCGTTATTATATTCCCGTAATTCAGCATTATGCGCACGTACACGGATTGGATGAGAACTTACTCCTGGCATTAGTCAAATCCGAAAGCGCTTTTCGCAGCAATGCCATTTCATCGGCACGCGCAGTTGGACTGATGCAGATCATGCCTTTTACCGGCAACGAACTCGCCCGCCTGCTAAACTTGGATGATTTTCAGGTTATGCATTTACAAAACCCTGAATCAAGCATCCGCCTGGGTTCGTTTTATCTGCATCAGCAGGCACAAACTTACAAAAATTACGTCCCGGCAATTTTAGGCGCCTACAATGCCGGCCCTCACCGTGCTACGTTTTGGATGAAATATTACGATGCCGATGAACCTGAAGAATTTCCTGAAATTGTAGAGCTGCTTGAAACGGGAAGTTACATCCGTAAGATTATGCTTGATCGATGGATTTACAGTCAATTGTATGCTTCGTAGTTGTCAGCTCTTGCCCGCCATCAGCGTATCAAAAATCGGACACGACGAACAGTTGTATTCATTGCAGCGATGATGAAGTTGAATTAAGCCTTGCGCATATTGCATGGAATAGGGCGTCTTTTGATTTTCCCCCCAGCGGTTTTCCAATTGGCGTTTCATCGCCTGTGTAATCGTGTTTTTTTCACGGCTTACAACTTTACCATAAACTTCAATTAATTTTATAATCATACCGTTGTCTGCACTTTCTTCTGCTATCATCAATAAGATCGGCCAAATCACATTAACAATGATTTCAAAAGCACGCTGCTCTCCAATCAAATCGGTGTGGCCTCGTTTGCCTTCATCGCCCCATGCATAGTGGGTACTCCAATATCCGTATGAAGTCGTGATCAGGCTCTTTTCCATTTCGGCAATGATTGTGTTTGGATCCGAATGCAATTTTAAAATATTAAGAAAAATACCGGCGAGACTTTCATTTTTAAAGGTTGTAATGAATTTGGCCATACCAGCAATTCTCATGGTCGGAAAATTGGCGGGACGCAATTTAAAAAACTTCCACTCACGTTCTTGCATGGGAACGACCGAGTGTTGATTCTGAAATTCAGCCCATAAATCTTCAAGCCTTTGAATAAAAGGAACGGACGTTGCATCCGGCAGATCATGCCGCAATAATCCGGCTGCACCAAGCAAAATCGCCTGCATACGCATCAACGCTCGGCTTGGTTCATCTTCCTGAATTAATTGGACTAACAGTCGATACGGAATAATTTCGGCTAACCGCAAAAACGGTTTCCGATTCTTAGAAAACCCTAAAGCTTCCATCATTCCACGGTAAAAAATTTCATCCACGGATAATTGCGACGTATCTTTCAGTCGTTTGATCTCACCGGCTTTGAATTTTAATCGTAACAATCCGTTATGAAGAATCCAGTTTTTAACCGTTTCAGGCTGAATAGCCGGCAACTGATCATAGCAGTAGATAGAATCGTTTTTGGAATTCGCTTTTTGAATCCGCTCCGACAAGGCGATTATCGATCCGCCAAGAAAGTTCTTCAATTCAATAGTATGGAAAGATTGCGGCGATGGGTCATCGTCGATGAAAACCGCGTGCACAATAACACGGTTATATTTCTCGTCGTGCGTATGAAAGTGAAGATTCCAGTCAGATGAACGCCAATGGATTTCAACGTCGCCTACTAAAACTTCTTCACCGATTCTGATCGTGGCGCCAATAAAATCCGGCCCCGCATCAAAATTCCATTGGCCCCGGTCGAGAATTTTGACAGACAGGTTTTTCGTCGTCCGGATGTCATCGACCGTAAGGAATAAGTTGTCCCAAATTGCTTGGATGAGTTTTTCTGAAATTCTTTGTACGTTTTCACGTACGATGCCCGACGGCCATCGGTTGGAATAAACAAACATGGAATGTTCCCTCTTGTGTGCATGATAGTGCTTGAACCCAAACCAAAATAAGTGAAATTTTTTATCCCATCAAGTTTTAATCTTTTATGCTTATGCTTGCGAGTTATTTGGATATACCATACCTTTTCGATGTTTTCTCTATATTTTTTATTTTACCTAACGGTGCTTCATTATGCCGTATCAATCTGATTATACTTTATTACAATCTTTGTATAACGACGCCCTTGACCGCGTAGAAATTCCTGACCGTAATATGGTCATCATTCATGAAACGTTTGTGTCGGAAAATAGCGACGTACTGCCGGGAGGAATCGATTATTATTGCCGGAACCATGACATTACTTTTCATGAATCATATACAACCGGTGACGCCGATATTCCAGGACATCCGAGTTTAGATGCACCCGACTGCAGTTTTGAATGCAACCGGCGTTTTCGTTATTCGATTTTCAAATCCTCGCGTACCGTGAAAGCCGATGGCGCTATTCTTTTGCTGCATGGCCTTAATGAAAAATCATGGGACAAGTATCTGCCGTGGGCATTGACCCTAGCGGAATCCACGAACAAGGCTGTTGTGCTTTTTCCGATAGCTTTTCACATGAATCGCGCGCCGGCTGCTTGGAGCGATCCCCGAGAAATGAAATCCATTTCCGAAAAGCGGAAACAACAATTTAATACGATTGCCCATTCTTCCTTTGTCAATGCGGCTATCAGCACACGTCTCCATAAAACGCCTCAACGTTTTTTCTGGTCCGGATTGCAAACCTATCATGACCTGATCCAACTCTTGCGGCAAATCCGTCGCAACGATCATCCTCATATTCAGGCTCATGCAATGGTCGATCTTTTCGGATATTCTATCGGCGCTTTTCTGACGGAATTAGTACTCATGAATGATCCGGGCGGTTTATTTTCCGATTCTCGCTTGTTTATATTTTGCGGAGGCCCTACGCTTGACCGGATGTACCCAGTATCGCGTTATATTTTGGATAGCGCCGCTTCAGTGACTATTTATTCATTTTTCATGGAACATCTGGACAATGAAATGAAACGGGACGAACGATTGGGACATTATTTCAGCGAGTTGCATCCATCAGGGCTTTATTTTCGTTCAATGCTGAGCAATCCCCGTTTAAAGCGCATGCGAGAAGATCGTATGGAAAACCTGAGCCAACGTATTCAAGCCGTTACATTGGCCAAAGACGAAGTGATTCCGCCAGCGGAAGTATTGAATACATTAAAAGGAGACTACCGCAATATCCCTGTTCGCGTGGACGTTATGGATTTTGAACACGACTATACGCACGTCAATCCTTTTCCAATTCAATCGCAGCCAGTTCAATCCGTACAGGAAAGTTTTACTAAAATTTTTAACCAAGCATCGGCCCATTTATCATAACAGAATTCTAAAAGGATTAATTGTATGAAACGATTGTTCATTGCAAGTTTACTCGTCATCGTCGCATGTCAACAGACCGATCAAAAACTGGCGATGCAGGTTCGAATGCTCACCGATCAAAATGCAATTATGGACGTAATCAATGATTTGTTTGTAAGTACGGATAACCGTGACTGGAGTAAAGTCCAGTCGTGTTTTGCCGATACGGTTTTATTTGACATGACGTCGTTGACAGGCGGTGAACCAACCCGGCTAACCCCTCAGCAAATTACCGGCGGGTGGGAAACCGGCCTCAAAGACTTGAAAGCCATTCATCACCAGGCTGGCAATTATAAAATTGCCGTAACCGGTAACGAAGCCGATGCTTTTTGTTATGGGATTGCCAGTCATTATTTTCCAAATCCGACCGATAGGAACACGCGAACATTCGTCGGCAGTTATAATTTCCATCTTCGAAAAATCGGCGAGACATGGCGCATCGACCGGTTTAAATTTAATCTGAAATACCTGGACGGAAATTTAAACCTGACTTCTAACAAATAAAATTTGAAGAAAGAACTATCATGTCCGAAAAAGTTTTAACGGAAATGCGTGATCGCATCGCGATCATTAAACTCAATCGTCCGCAAAGTTACAACGCACTCGATCTCGAAATGATTTCTGAATTGGCGCGCCATGTAGTCGCGTATGCAAAAAACGATTCAGTTCACGGCATTTTAATCACCGGTGAAGGTAAAGCATTTTGCTCGGGCGGCGATTTAAGCTGGGCACGTCAATTTGACGGCGGACTTCCAGCGGCTTTTCACGAATTATCCAGCCGGTTTCATCAAGGTATTCTTGAAATCCGGCGGATGCGCAAACCGGTTGTTGCCGCCATTAATGGCATAGCCGCCGGTGGCGGTTTTTCACTCGCTCTCGCGTGCGATTTTCGCGTCATGTCCACTACGGCTGTATTACGGCAAGGCTTTACTTCCAACGGATTGTCCATGGACGGCGGCGGTACATTTTCGCTCCCGCGCTTGATAGGATTCGCCAAAGCAATGGAAATTTTAACATTCGATAAACCCATCTCTTCGTCGGAGGCATTGACACTCGGCCTGGCGACGCGTGTTTGTGAGCCCAATCAACTCCTCGACACTACGATGGTTTTACTCAACGATGTTCTGAAAATTTCGTTGTCATCTTTCGGATGGTCAAAACAATTGCTCACCGATTCTTTTAATACGTCTTTTGAAACGCATATTCAGAATGAACGCTTTGCGCTAGCCGCGTGTGCCGCGCATCCGGACGGTCAGGAAGGAATCGAAGCATTTCTGGCAAAAAGACCGGCTATTTATAATAAAGAAAAATAAATCATCCTCTTTCTGAAACGAAACCGTTGACTATTTCTGAAGATTAACGTATTGTTTGACCGATTAACCAATTTGAATGCACTCATGCGATCTTTTTTTTGCGTTTTTACGGCCACGGTTCTTTTACTTCAGCCTTTTGGTAATCTGGCTGTTATTTTAAATTTTAAAATCAATCAGGCTGTCATTGCCAAAACAACTTGCGTGAAAAAAGACGAACTGAATAACACGTGCCAGGGAAGATGCCAGCTTAGGAAACAGTTAGATCATCAACAAAAAAAAGATTCTGTTCCGGCGCTCAAAGAAAAATTGTTTGAAATACTCTATTGCAGCTTGCATTCAAATTTTCTGACAATCCAGCCTGGAAAA
Coding sequences within:
- a CDS encoding DUF2851 family protein, which produces MFVYSNRWPSGIVRENVQRISEKLIQAIWDNLFLTVDDIRTTKNLSVKILDRGQWNFDAGPDFIGATIRIGEEVLVGDVEIHWRSSDWNLHFHTHDEKYNRVIVHAVFIDDDPSPQSFHTIELKNFLGGSIIALSERIQKANSKNDSIYCYDQLPAIQPETVKNWILHNGLLRLKFKAGEIKRLKDTSQLSVDEIFYRGMMEALGFSKNRKPFLRLAEIIPYRLLVQLIQEDEPSRALMRMQAILLGAAGLLRHDLPDATSVPFIQRLEDLWAEFQNQHSVVPMQEREWKFFKLRPANFPTMRIAGMAKFITTFKNESLAGIFLNILKLHSDPNTIIAEMEKSLITTSYGYWSTHYAWGDEGKRGHTDLIGEQRAFEIIVNVIWPILLMIAEESADNGMIIKLIEVYGKVVSREKNTITQAMKRQLENRWGENQKTPYSMQYAQGLIQLHHRCNEYNCSSCPIFDTLMAGKS
- a CDS encoding nuclear transport factor 2 family protein; this encodes MKRLFIASLLVIVACQQTDQKLAMQVRMLTDQNAIMDVINDLFVSTDNRDWSKVQSCFADTVLFDMTSLTGGEPTRLTPQQITGGWETGLKDLKAIHHQAGNYKIAVTGNEADAFCYGIASHYFPNPTDRNTRTFVGSYNFHLRKIGETWRIDRFKFNLKYLDGNLNLTSNK
- a CDS encoding enoyl-CoA hydratase/isomerase family protein → MSEKVLTEMRDRIAIIKLNRPQSYNALDLEMISELARHVVAYAKNDSVHGILITGEGKAFCSGGDLSWARQFDGGLPAAFHELSSRFHQGILEIRRMRKPVVAAINGIAAGGGFSLALACDFRVMSTTAVLRQGFTSNGLSMDGGGTFSLPRLIGFAKAMEILTFDKPISSSEALTLGLATRVCEPNQLLDTTMVLLNDVLKISLSSFGWSKQLLTDSFNTSFETHIQNERFALAACAAHPDGQEGIEAFLAKRPAIYNKEK